A window of Panthera tigris isolate Pti1 chromosome A3, P.tigris_Pti1_mat1.1, whole genome shotgun sequence genomic DNA:
tagataatttttttggCAAATGCCTAGGAAAGAATGGTGTCAGCCAAGTTCATCCAAGGTTTTAAGCAGCAGCATCTACACAGTCAGGATGTGGTCAGTGTTTGGGAACGGAGGTAAATATCCGCAATCCATGCatccctttgatttcttcttttagtgCCTAAGTAAGTAGAAAAGCATCACTGTTTGTTTTGCATTTGACATTGAATACATTAAGTCTCTGTGAGAATATTTGCGTATAGCTCTGTTTGTAGGAGGCTTTGTCTAAacagtttttacctttttaaaaaaaggttttttatttttttgaatatccAATGAGGCTCAAAAATCAAAAGTTATAGAAGGCATACAGTGAAGTTTCCCCCACACCTGTCCTCCACACACCCCCCCATTCCCACCTCCATCCCCAAATAGAGAACCCTTAATAATTTCTTGTGTGTCTTTGCAACGATTGAAAAATGCATGTTTAGGCTACTAGGAATATATATCCACCCAGCTGCCTTTTAATAGCACAAATGGTAGCATTTCAAACACATTGTTCTATACTTCCCCTTCTCCACTAGCCACTAGAGGTCTTAATTATGTACTGCTGGTAGACCTACCAATTTGCATTTAGGTGGCTATGTGCCTCTGGCCCAGCCCGATAGGTCCAGGGGCAACACGTGACCCGAACTGAACCAATCAGAATCTCTGCTGGGATTTTTCAGTGTGGAGCCAGTCTTTTGAGTCACTCTACTTGAACAACGTCAATTGGAGATGGCTGGGGGCCATGTTCTCCAACAAGAAGAgaaagcctggggcacctgggtggctcagttggcatccgacttcagctcaggtcatgatcttagggtccatgagtttgatccccacatcgggcCATGGGCTGagagctcggaccctggagcctgctttggattctgtgtctccctcttgctctctgcccctcccctgctcgcgctctgtctctctctcaaaaataaataaacattaaaaaaaaaaagcaagcaagcaagcaagcctgTCTCCAATAGGAGAAAATGAGGCCAACACACAGAAGCCAAAAGCTCAgaggagagagagtacaagcagatGAACTTGTTTAAGACCCTGAATTTAGATATGTCAGAAACCAGATAAATTAATTACATGGGCCAATTAATTccctttgtttgcttttgctagtttacacaaaaaaaattcttaacatgtGCAGTCAGGTTTATAGTCAGAAGGATCCTTAGAGAGAATCTGGTCCCATCCCTTTCtctgataaaaaagaaatagaatctaTCCCCTGTCAAAATTCAGCAAGCAAATAACAGAATTAGGACCTGAGCCCGATGTCCTGGCCACTCCTGGtttccctggggctcctggccaGCCCTGATGCTGGAAGCTCATCTGTGCTGGGAGCCAATGAACTGCCCCACCACCTGCGTATTCACACACAACCCCCTCAGCTCTGCAGACAACAGAAATGTCCCCGGGGGAAAAAGCTTCCTGTGATCACTGGGGGAAGGGAACAGAGACCCCTGGGTCACAAGCTCTCTGCTTTCTGTAGGCACAGAGTACCCCTTAAAGGCTGTCCCTGACCATATTTGAGCTGCAACCTGGGCCACAATTCGTAAAGCCTCCTTGGCTAGGCAAGGGCCCAGCCACACTTTCACATGGAAGGCCCTGACCCCTCATGTCCTGTGCACTTACCCCTCTGAATGCCTTCCACCAACTCTCTTGCAGGCTTCTAAGGACCTGTGACCTAGGTAGGTCACTGTATCTCCCAGCTACAGAGGGCCTTAGAGATCACCTGGGTCACATCACAGTTGAGGGAACCGAGTCCCTGGTAGGGAAGGGACCTGGCCAAAGCCCCACAGTTTGTAAAATGTAGTTTGGGTACACATTTCTCAGCACCTGCTATTGTGCTGGGCTCACAGATGAAAATGTTGTAGACAAcaatgatgataatggtgatggccATTGATGTTTACCGAGGGCTTACTAGTAAGGTGTCAGACGGTATTCTCAGTGCTCTACGTGTGCTTTACCACTAATTTTCAAAACAGTCCTTTGAGGCAGGTACTACTACTCTCCCCAGCGACAGATTAAAAAACTGAGGCATAGGGAGGTTGAGtaagttgctcaaggtcacacagctagaaagcagCAGAGCCCAGATTTGTAATGTGGGCAGACAGACTCCAGAACCTGCATCCTTGACCACTTGTAACAGTGGCTCCCGACCGGGGGATGCACTCAAATGAACAGTGCCCCTAGGAGTGCAGGCTCACTAGGCAGCCTGAGTAGTTTTGGGGACAAAACCCAAAGTCTAACCGGTTGGAGATGATTTGGGTCACTGAGGTCCTCCCTGTCTTGTCTTGGCTCCAACCCCTGACATCATGTGAGACTAGAAGCACTTCTGGGGGAGCAAAGTAGTTGTTCCACCCCAGACTTCCCAGGCAGACCAGCAGCACACCATATGGTCATGGATGCCCACATCCGAGGGAAAGGCTGGGCTCCGTGAGGAACCCAAAGATGGATCCCAAAGGGAACAGCCTACAAAGGGCTGACAGGGCCAAGGGACAGACGGCAGGGATGTAAGTATCCAGGACACAATGCAGAAAATATTGGAGTCAGAGGATGCAAGGGCATTCGCTCCCTGCCACGCAGGTAGGGGAGGCAGCATTTGAGCAGGGtgcaggaggggaggaagggagcccaGGCAGGAGGTCTGATCTTGGCAAAGGTCCAGATGCAAAGACAGACGGTAggctggggccaggggagggtTCATTCAGAGAAGGGTGGGGAAAGGCCTGGAATAGCAGTCTGGGACACCAGAACTTGATATACAAGGAGCCACCGAGGGATTCTTATGACCAGAGCTGTGCTGTACAGAAATTAAACCAGTTCACAATGTACAAGACCTTCCAGAATGATTCAAACACACCtgatgcaggggagggggcaagtTTACAGATATAGGCCCAGGGTCAAGGCTGGTATAGATTCCAAGTAAAAGAAGCATAGAGAATGAATAAACCGGGCCTGGGTCTGGTTAAATCTGATGTTCCAGACCCCTAACATTATGTCACTGGGTCTGGGGCAGCTAGAGCAATTCTCAATCATGTCATGCCTCAATTTGCCCATCTCTAAAGCAGTCCAAAGAAGTgctaaaaaaatcttcaaatctacaaaaacatctgtttttacaaaatacatttaatatgtgTCAATAACAGTAAACACCTGTAGCATTATCCAAGGAAATATACAAGGAAACTATTGGGAGGCTTGTTTTCAATTCTGAGTAAAATTCCTATTTGCCCACAGTCCGATTCCAGGTAGTTCCAGATTATGTTTTGCTCAGGTCCTGAATGCTCTTTGCATGAGTGCGGTATTGTAGTATTTGTTCCTAGGACTAACAGTTAAATACCATCCCCACTCGTCAGGCCCTCTCAAGATGCTGGAGATCAACGGCAAAGGAGCCTTGTTGCTTGTACTGACCTGATTTACCATCTGGTGCTGCTGGACAGTTCTCTTCTCCTTAAATTCTTCTGACTCGATCTGGATTTCATACATAGCCCCACAGCCTCCTGAAATAAACATGACTCAAAAGTGTTTCAATTATTAACTTATGGTAGCCACAGTCCCATATGTCCTTAGAGTACCGTACAATCCAAAGAAGGTCTGAAATGTTATTGTTCAGCAGAAAGTTGCTAAGACTGTTAGGAAAACATCATGGCTTCTAACCTGACCACACCCTCCCCACAGGCTGCCTCGATCCAAAAGGTGCTGTTCCTTTTTCAAGGCAGTTGCACTGCCCAGGATGATTACTTGTAGGGTGCGAAAGATAAGGCACAAAGCATGGAAAACCTAGGAAATGTAGGtttgccttgtatttctttttaataggcCAATAATCCCCAGGGAAGAGGATGGGAGAGACAGAAGTTCAGTGTTCAACCTTCCTAAGCAccagcaaaaaaatatttttaaaaatccaaaaaatacACTAAAGTTTGGCTTGAAAACTGTGTaatactaaccaaaagaaaagaaaggagtggAAGCATGAGAGAGACAGGGACTAATGGCAACATGCTGCCCGAGCAGGAAACAACATGGGCAGGAAGGAAAACGTCCCGTGTTGTTAACACCCGGCCGTTTTACGAGAAGTGCAATTTACTCAACGGGCTTTATGTGTACTGGGAGTCCAAACTTTGGTTAACCTAGCTTCCCAGCCTTCCCCACTCTGTTCAGGGCTAGGCAGGGCCAGACTGAAGGTCAGGTTCCAGCTCTGCCTGACCTGGGCCTGGGGCAGGTATAGGACCGGTGACGTCAAGGCCTCGGCGCCGCCCTGGGACACTGCAGAGAGCTCACCGACGGATCTttggattgattgatttttctacACTTCTGAAACTACTAAAAACTACTAAACAACAAAGAAGAAACTTCTAAAAACTACTTTCTAAACTTTCGCCCAATCCTTGCAGATGTTACGTTCTCAGAGAAGCCAGCGGCTCACAGCAATGCTGGGCGGCAAAGACATGTCTGGGTGTGGGGAGACGCAGGTCCACGCCCACCTTACTACCTCCACTAGGCCACTCCACATGTGTCTGGAGAAAGGCCCCATCTTCCCTTTGTGCGCAAGtcgcctccccagcctcctcctaACACGCAGCCAGCCTGAACTTCTCAGGTGCCAGTGGCATCTGAGAAAGGGCCTGGCTGCGGCTGGTAACCGGGCTCAGGACAGAGTCTACCCGTGTCCTGGTGCTggttccagctctgccacctccTCCCTGCGAGGGGCTGGGCGGGGTCTTTGGCCTTTCCGGGCTCGGCTCCTCGTGGGGAAAGTGAGGAAGTTATTGTCAAAAGGATAAAATCCTTCTGGGGTCCTCTCCAGACCTGACATGATAGGGTGTCAGAAGAATGCAGAGAAATTAAAGTAATgtccttctggggtgcctgggtggctcagtcggttaagcgtccaacttcggctcaggtcatgatctcacggtccgtgagttcgagccccgtgttgggctctgtgctgacagctcagagcctggagcctgtttcagtctgtgtctccctctctctctgaccctcccccgttcatgctctgtctctccctgtctcaaaaataaataaaatgttaataaataaataaataaataaataaataaagtaatgtcCTTCTCAAAGTCAAATTAAAGACTGTGGACctgaggcgtgcctgggtggctcagtcggttgggcatctgactctcgatttcggcccacgtcatgatctcactgttcatgagttcaagccctgcattgggctctgccctgatggtgccaagcctgcttgggattctgcctctttctttctctgtccctcccctgcttgctctctatctctctcaaaataaataaaaataaacttaaaaaaaaaaaaaaaaaaaaagactgtggaCGGGAGTCCCAGGGTGACGGAGAGGGACCACATCTGAGCCAGGCCAGGCTGGCAACCAGGAGTCCTCCCAGCTGGGCCTTATCCCCTCACACAGTTTCCCTCTGACGCTTCCacagccccacctccaccccatcaGTTGGGAGAGCCAGAATTCCATCTCTCCAATAGCCACACATATTGAAAAGCCACTGATGACAAGTTCACTCTGCCAAGCCCCCTGCCCTCTACCCCTCCAGAGGGCAACATCCTACCAAACCCTGTGGGAAAGATGAGAGAAAATCTTGCCTGAAATGTCGGTGACCTTGATAGCTGTAGCTCGAGGAAACTTTTCTTTGAGAATTTGGGTTACTTTGAGCTCCCCCTCAGTCTGCGAGGCAAACATCCGCTGGGCGCAGTGGAGAAGAGGAAGCTGCCACACAACAAAGAAGTCATGGCTGAGCAAGATGATGccactcccagccctgcccaggccactatgcaggccccacccaccatTGCCCTGCCAGCCAGGGCCCCGGGCCCCCGCCAGCATGGCCACGGGCTACATCAGAGGGGCTGCATGGTGTCAGATGTCCGCATAAGCTCCCCAGAACACAGAATCAACTTCTAGGGGAGTaagtggaggtggggagtggaaTTGTAAATAACTCGCTTTGACTCCAGAGACCAAACTCAATAGATACTAAACTCTTCATGATACTGCTGTGAGAGAGACACtgtcatgatttcagttttagaggtgaggaaactgaggcactaagGAAAGAGTGCCACGGTTGGATCTATTAGTGACATGCAGAGCCTGGAGAGGCCGGGCAGCAGGCCTCAGATGTGCCTCATTATGCCAGCACGCCACTGACCATGCACTGGTGAGACCAAACGCCACCTATCCCATAGGCCTGGTCAACATTCCACACCCTCCTGTGGGATGTGGCCTTGCTCGTTAAGCCAACCACACTTTGTGACACATACTAATTCTTACTGGAAAGAAGGAGCAGAATTCTATTAAGTGATCTGAAGGAAAAACAGTTTTACATTATTTACTATTGGCAGCAACACTCTCCCTACCCCCCGGATGGCTACCATAGGGAGCCAGTGCATCTGATGCACCTGATGGGAACATGTCTCAACCCTAAGGGGAGAAGGAGCAAAAAGCCAGGTCTGCACCCCCTTGGCTGGGTTGAGTACATGCTGAAAGGGAGACTGAAAATAGAGCATGGCGGCCAAAGTAACCTGCACAAAACAGTGCCTTTTGAAGCTAGTCTGTAAAGGTGCCCAGATAAGAGGCATTACAAAGGGAGTAGTGCTAGGGCCTAGGATTGGAGGGGGACGGCAGGTGGGATACGTGAGTGCTGTTCATCCAGTGCTGGTGCTGAAGGTGCCATCCCTTCACCTGTCAGTCCTGCCCACCCTCAGGCCTTTCCTGATGGCCCAGAGCAGGGTCCTGTGTTAGAGAATCTGGAAGCACCTTCCTTAAAATGACCTGTGCACTGGCTTTCATCAGCTCATTTCAAAGGCCAAGACTGAGTCTGTCCTGTTACTGCAGCCTTCCAAACCTGGGCCAGGGCAGGTCCTCAGGAGGACTTGGGTATGGATGGgaagatgaatgaacaaatggattaGTGGAATGAGCACACCATTCAGGGCATGCCTACTCGCACCTGCAAAGAAGTCTTGATTCTAGCAGGCAGTTGAAATACAGGTCAGAAGAAAGATCTGGAGTGAGACTGAGTGGAGGGACAGAAACTTGGTGTTGCAGGCCAGGCTAAGgttggggtggaggaagggacagagagaaggaga
This region includes:
- the BOLA3 gene encoding bolA-like protein 3 isoform X1, which produces MAAWSPAATASLLRGIRGLPLLHCAQRMFASQTEGELKVTQILKEKFPRATAIKVTDISGGCGAMYEIQIESEEFKEKRTVQQHQMVNQALKEEIKGMHGLRIFTSVPKH
- the BOLA3 gene encoding bolA-like protein 3 isoform X2, giving the protein MLPLLHCAQRMFASQTEGELKVTQILKEKFPRATAIKVTDISGGCGAMYEIQIESEEFKEKRTVQQHQMVNQALKEEIKGMHGLRIFTSVPKH